The Halostella salina nucleotide sequence GGCGTTCGCCACGTTCGCGCCGGCCAGGCTCGGCCCGATGATGCCGAGCACGCTGATCACCGCGTAGAAGCCCGTGATGACCCAGATGGGCACGGGGACGAGGAAGTACAGCAGGACGCGCATGTCGGGGTTGAGCACCGTCAGCACGCCCATGATCGCCAGCCCCGCGCCGCTTGCCCCGACGACGCCGCCGCCGACCCCGACGCCCTGGAACAGCTGGAGCAGGATCTGGGCCAGTCCGGCGGCCATCCCGCTGCCCAGGAACAGCAGCGTGAAGTTCCGCGACCCGACGTAGCGCTCGACGTGCTGGCCGAAGAAGTAGACGACGATGCTGTTGACGGCGATGTGGCCGAAGCCGCCGTGGGCGAACACCGACGTGACCCACGTCCAGACGTACTCGGGGTGCTGGGGCGTCAGTACGAAGATGCTGCGGTAGAGCTCGAACTCCGGGGTCCCGGCGAAGTTGACTGCCGGACCGAGGACCGTCTGTGCGATCAGCTGGAGCGCGAACGTGATCCACATCAGCCCGAGGAAGACGAACGTCATGTTCCCCCGGAAGTAGCCCAGCGGGCCGCCGACGCCGGTGTTCAGACCGATGCGGTCAGTGAGACCGCCCGAACTCCCCTCGTCGCGGACGCTGTCGTCGAAGCCGCTGTCGAACACGCCGTCCGGGTCCCCCCAGTCCTCCAGCCCCGGACAGCCGTGATTCTCCGGCAGACGGTGCTCGGCGCAGTACGTGCCACCGCAGTGCCGGCAGTTGTACGGCATGTTCTCGTCCTTGCCACACTGGTCGCACGTCGCCATTGCCACGTCCTTCGGGTGGCCCCCCAATGGGGCTTTTGGTCGGCGAGGTGGCCGGGACGGCTCCGGTCCCCGGCAGTCACAGGACCGAACGGTCGCGTCGGGACGCTTTTGCCGGTCGCGGTCCGATAGTTTGCCGTGCAAGAGTACGAGCGAAAACAGCTCCTCGCGAAGATCGAGCGCGAGGGGGCGACCGTGGGCGCGGCGATCCCCGACCGCATCACGGTCCAGGGCGAGGAGATCGACCTGCAGGAGTTCGTCTTCGAGATCAAGCGACGGGACACGGTACCGCCGGGGGAGCGAGAGCGCGTCGAACAGGCGAAGAAGAACCTCCGCCGCGAGCGCCTCCAGCGCAAGCAGACCCTCGAAGCCGGCGAGGTGAGCTACGAGGAGGGCGAGGAACTCGTCCGGGCGATAATCGGCATCGAGCGCGCACTGAACGCCCTGGAGAGCCTCTCACCGACCGACATCGAGCGCGAGGAGGAGGTCCAGGAGATGACCGACCGCAAGCGCTGGATGAACTTCCTGCAGAAGGCGCTCGGCAAGAAGGACGCCTCCACCGGGGGACCGGGGCTATGAACGACGAGGTCGCCGACCGGTTCGAGGAGATGGCGGACCTGCTCGCGGCGAAAGGGGTCGACTACAAACCCCGCGCCTACCGCCGCGCCGCCGAGAACATCCGGGAGTTCCCGCGCCCGATCGACGAACGTGCGATACAGGGGCCGGACGCGGTCGAGGTGATCGACGGCGTCGGCGAGGCGCTCGCCGAGAAGGTCGT carries:
- a CDS encoding rhomboid family intramembrane serine protease, encoding MATCDQCGKDENMPYNCRHCGGTYCAEHRLPENHGCPGLEDWGDPDGVFDSGFDDSVRDEGSSGGLTDRIGLNTGVGGPLGYFRGNMTFVFLGLMWITFALQLIAQTVLGPAVNFAGTPEFELYRSIFVLTPQHPEYVWTWVTSVFAHGGFGHIAVNSIVVYFFGQHVERYVGSRNFTLLFLGSGMAAGLAQILLQLFQGVGVGGGVVGASGAGLAIMGVLTVLNPDMRVLLYFLVPVPIWVITGFYAVISVLGIIGPSLAGANVANAAHLVGLAVGLTYGQHVKNKGVSTPNRMRFGGGGGPGGPGGPGRGRGPF
- a CDS encoding DUF5788 family protein; its protein translation is MQEYERKQLLAKIEREGATVGAAIPDRITVQGEEIDLQEFVFEIKRRDTVPPGERERVEQAKKNLRRERLQRKQTLEAGEVSYEEGEELVRAIIGIERALNALESLSPTDIEREEEVQEMTDRKRWMNFLQKALGKKDASTGGPGL